The following nucleotide sequence is from Apium graveolens cultivar Ventura chromosome 4, ASM990537v1, whole genome shotgun sequence.
catgcatctacaagagttgtatgatgtggtggggaggacagctcgatatgagatatcgaaggagctgttcgattgtaggatgtctgagggatcatctgtaaatgaccatatacttaagatgatcaatttgattgaacgtcttggacaacttggttttgccatggatgggcagctgagccaagacctggtcttgcaatcgcttccgatttcgttctcgcagtttgttgtgaactttcacatgaataagttggatgtcagcctgcctgaactccacaacatgttgaagactgcggaatcgaatttcccccctaagaagagttctgttcttctaattgctgaaggttccaatcctaagaaaaggaagaggaacccttccaagaagaagaaagtaggtgagaaaagccggttccaccaaaagctgaagaccccaagagcaaagttgtttgctttcattgtaacaaggtggggcactggaagaggaactgcaaggtttaccttgcagaattgaagaagaagaagaagggtagtgagactaccgcttctgattcaggtatgttcatgatagaagtgaatatgtcattaaatcaaatttctacttgggtattagataccgcctgtggttctcaaatctacaatttgttgcagggaccaaggagaagtaggactcttgaggaagaggaggtgacTCTACTGAtaggaaatggagcaagagttgctgctgaagatgtagaatcatttcatttacataggcctacgggcaagactattgtttgaaataattgttattttgttccctagattgtgaggaatattattcccatgttagacttggattgattttcatttattattgagaataatgaatgttctattcttagagataatattctttatggacgtggtgctttaaataatggtctgtatatatgtgacataatttacttcagattgaacaaactaataaaagaaaagggatgatgaaaatctcacttcattgtggcactgcagtctccatttagtagacatggagatagggctgcaaatttgctaggaatggtacacacagatgtatgtggaccaatgtctaagcaagccatgggtggattttcatacttcattactttcatagatgatagatctagattcagatatgtgtttgatgaaacacaagtatgaagcctttgaaaagttcaaagagtataagtatgaagtggagaaacaaaccaaacatagtattataactcttcgatcagatcgaggtggtgaatacttgaatggagagtttctggattatctcaaagtaaatggtatagtctcccagtggacgcctccagattagtatctgaaaggagaaatcaaactttgttagacatagttcggtccatgatgagctatgcaaatcttccagtattcctatggggttatgcattggaaacctcagcatatttactaaataaggtgccttccaaatccgttcctcaaactctgtatgagatatggaaaaaaaaggaaaccgagtcttaaacacgttaagatttggggatgtccagcttatgtcaagaaagttgacccagataagctggaatatcgatccgtaaaatgtagttttatgggatatcctaaagagattttagggtattacttttacaccaatcatcgggtgtttgtctccagacatgctaccttcttggaaaatgagtttatccttgaaggaaacagtgggagcaaaattgaacttgatgaagttcaagaagcacaaactactacggatcaagtggaaacacctgttctgactgaacaaccttttgtggaacagcccattcatagatcagggagagtgtctcgccaacctgagaggtaatatggccttgtcattgagaatgacaatgagttgtcgatcattgatgatgacgaccctgtgacctataatgaggctatgagtagtgttgactcagagaaatgacaaagtgccatgaaatccggaattgaatctatgtatacggtatataaaagatagattatagcagatggccaggtggagacctttaaggccaggcttttggcaaaaggattcaaacaaaggcaatggattgactttgatgaaactttttacctatagccctgttaaaatcagttcggattttgcttgcgattgctgcttactatgactatgagatctggcttatagccagatggttttctttccaagggaaatgaaagcctagtgtgtaagctactgcgaaccatatgtggtttaaagcaagcttctcgaaagatggaacattcgttttgatgagacaatcaaagagtttgattttatcaaaaacgtagatgaaccatgcgtctacaaaacggttagtgggagtgcggtaacatttcttgtattgtattgaaatagagttgacacacataacaacatagcagacccactcacaaatctactttctgaaagtcactttgatcgtcataaagactagatgggtattagataccagagtgattggctttagtacaaatgggagattgaaaggaatatgtcctaagtccaatcatgtatgagaatttaggaataacttttatgtaatctgttttgatttcattgatattaataaaagacttgttttgtttttattacgggctttatctatttaagtgtttaaataagatataccatagtttagagtaaagctttttatggattatgatgagatcataatagtgagacctaaaagatgataactctaaacttaaatagttcctggttataggattactaactggtaattaataatccgcaaagatcggtacatactatgcttgcttcattatgaaggatgtctgttctcatagacatttgtgtggtgacactatagctagtatgtaggtgcttattatagaataagttcactgaacatgactcgcccagctgaacaactgatggagttcactcacgtgtcagcagttgttcacatagtgatagttgtacaagtatccttagacttgaggtcatcatagtcatcttgtgtacactgaactatgttttggtttagttcttagtctccagggacaattattagggctctactgggtataggaatttgtacacgaagatagtgcatgatcaataaaggatctaccccttccagtgaaggaagcgaatgttcaaggctggtccacttatgctagttcaggaatctctgaccagagtgaatgaaattagaaaggagtttctaatttgcatagaactacacatagtaaatggtaagcaagtgattaaattagataggcttgacacgagatccatgccttgtatttaatcggggcattgtagggtagaaggagtttattgtacggtaactattcactgaataggttcttggtattctaagcagtgaattcatattatccggatagtcgcgatatgctgagaagtatccctcacgatgtagaataaatgtgattaattaattaatcatatttaataaattagagaacttatataaataatgataaaatagttttattattatttatttctactaccggcttaatattgaacctacagggtcacaccataaaaagagaacgATTTTaaggtggaggaattaattaataatggctgataattatttatttatgaaataaataattaattggtaaatttaataattaattaaataagatttaattgattataaattaattaagaaaagttcttaatattattaattaaggatttaatttttggaaattaaatcaagagagagaattatttctaaagtgtttagaaaaaggattaataattaaaaggtgttttaattattaatgagaataataaatgggataataataataataatatttatgagaaaatttcagctgaaaattttgcctataaatatactattatagaccctatttttatcaGAACCATaaaaaaacccaaaagtttttagaaaaccaaattctctccacctccttcctcctccttaacatcgttttcttggtggataccggtgaagTGCTTCACACCTGAGGAGCAACTgttaaggatctctgatcgttgtctccgaactattttaaaggttagattcgatccctacatttttaccacgatttatatccttttatttggatttagtatgtgtaaaagtgttttgccatgcctccgctgtgattaaaatccaatagtagcgatgttgtacgataagcatatatcgtaaaatgtttaactccgctataagcgtgacgtataattataagaccgagagtcggtcgggatttcaaaataaaaacccgggaattaTTCCGATGATAGTAcaggacgattaaaagtccatagtagtacgttttaagggactcaacgtccacttacgaaatgTTGAATACCTCGAAATTTTATTAGAGcaaatttccaaagatcgtattccctcaactgtactttattgctcgaataataaatatttattaactattcatttattatggatgaagtattctccagtgaatatttattttaaactcgattaaatattaaagattattatattacttaaacataaataagttgaggaatactatttcaatattcttttaaaagtataaatattcgaggtttaattatttaacgatgaatatttaattattatttatgtattaaaggatttatttatgatttaaaaatcataaaacctgatctaaaatactttctgattttcgaaaagtcattcgaataatttcaaatcatcggagaatattatctcaacttattttaaatattttgaatatagttttgAAAGAAACtccccttatttacttatctattgacaacggtcaactcacatccttagtacttcctccgaaaactttcggaagtacatatatatatatgaggtaaagctgtgtctatcaacaagcaaaacgcttggagaacttcgatatagttcgatgatcccaagtatatgataggattcttaagaGGACAagggggtagagatccagtacttcgtggactggggagactgccatatttatttttcatatgagaaggtaccatgtgtactgaaggacatacgaagtatgcaaaatatacccgggctaaatggggaagcatataaagcccgaatgcgacaagggtgataaccgggatacgaaggtgtcgtccttctactagtagaaaaggttactatttccgtagtacgaaTGATCATCGTTTACGgtggctccaatgaatgtcctaTTTTTCCGATTGGAATTGTGatgtaataccgtaacccaagcctaggtgttgggtttaccatttaggtattcgcaggataataacccattaaagaattgttttcataagaaggtgtgtatcaccaaggaaaactatttttgaataaaacataattatcatatatgacattttacttgagtttatcatacagtcatttcatactgtacattattatgctgggcattataactcacacttgttttcttttaaatgtcacaacacaacagataaccagtatgccggtgtgagacttagtcgcttgcagtcatcgggagaatccctggcagctttgtctcaggtgggcaagagtatcagataggtataagatatcagtcgtaattatgtaacttcatgtagaggttatgaataattgtttgagatcctgtaaagtacatttgagttttaataacatatgatacttgttgtacgtcatttctaaggttataacttgtgagtgtgtgagattgggggtctgtgatatggaattattggattattgagattaatgcaggttacacctgattgaaggattgcgtgacaacccagattcctgaccccggatttgggggcgttacaatggTCCTCCAACCGAAGGCTCGGAATGATCAGCTGGTACTGGAATAAAGGAATCtgtcatcgctgctatctgaGATCATATCAcaaaataagaatctcgaaccacaacagAAATCATACTAACACCTAgtatacagtcgcactcaacctccTGACGTTCTATCtctctatttcttacttctaatcctaaccatctacccattctcgtcaatctaagcttgtgtcagtgacttataacttgtagctctaataccaaacctgtggcgccctccaaacccgggtaagaagtttggggtccacacatacctGTTTTATAAacatgcttataacaataataaagataacaatatgcagtgaccctacttactaatttccacggatcgcaacagttaaagtatgcacacaatcCACACACACACTCTTATATTAAAagcgtccaaatcccaactattcaaacttacaactgaatattaaacattcttacaaaAGCTCGCACACTGGATTGAGGATCTTCACTACAAACGGGTTCCTTCTTAAcaggaaaagaatataaacaaaaccacacaaatgagctaactagcccggcaagtcacattgacaataccgagattaaataatgatcaagtgaaataatttaaggtatcaagtttatggatgagcaatgatttagaattggatattaagttttcatttttaaaaaaaacaaggttaggctgatgattagtcacacactaaccccgagcaaggcacacaactctactctaattactggatctaAGCATTGGCCtgacttgaccaccaatctggtctgaccacgaatctggtccacaattttataaaacaatccaattctataataataacagaataaacaatgtaaagcaataaacagaatcataaacaacagtGGGTTTCAAACGTAAGATGGTTTACAATCTTCACATGGAAACAACATGGCAGTTACAAAGATTGGCTATCAACCGATACAAGAATTGGacaacaaaagaatcaaagtcttGTGGTTATGAGGATTTAtctttcaatgtataaggtataAGGGTTTGAGTGTTAAACAATTTCAGTTCAGTAATTgttatttagtttgtatgtatttgtggagtagtatcatatgtTTGTGGTTCGTATCTAGGTATTCAACAaccaatggttcagaaagaataaggcttTCGGCTCCAAGATCAATggctggaatcaaggtttaggctCAGTGCTTCAAAAAACTTGCAGTAtgaaaacaaaactatcaagtatTCACAATATGtcttgagaaggttcagaacacttgcctcgTCTTAATTCACTAATGCTTCACTGGCTTTCAATCATAATCTCCTATTCTCCGActatctgcttccctttcctacgccttgcctcttctgcacacatatcacaagtatctatcaatactcatcTCGCATGATTCCATTCGATATAAGTTTCTATCTACCCTTCTTTTATCCatatccgatttacggattaaaagaaACAATCAAAacagtcatataatatacacaTACGCATTTAACACATCAATTAgtgcacatataacacataacacgtaagatgtttgatgaaaataatttttcaaagaagatttgatgttaaaatgatttttcggatatttaatacgaatttttaaatatttttcagaatttaaacggGCCGTTGAATGATTTTGAAACAATAAATAGGTAGCTATTGtccgaatctggctttaaaataattttataataattatcgagccttgaaaataatttaaaataatattttaaagctcgaaactatttttcggaatttttaaatcaaaataaataattaaatctaatcaaataattaattaaaatcaattaataattaattaaatcaattaatcaattaattttcgaattaattgaccaattaattaattaattaattaattaattactaaaattaattaactaattaattcagatttatttttgaaaataagatattttttggaattaaaataataatttttagaaattttagtaattaaaacgaatttctgtaattaaaataaataggaaatatgattcttaaatatttttaaagcaggaatcctaaatttgcaaagtctggaaactttaGGGACTATACTGTATCGTTCTCAAAAGTACAGGGGCATGTTTGCAATTTTTGCAGGGCCACCGTCGACTTCGCCGGAgagtggccggagaacacgatttcggccacctcaggccaccaaactctcCAGATTCACTCTCCTGACTACCAGCAACTTATACATGCAATCAAAGCAACCAAACAATCAATGATTTGGCCGGAAAAAGAGCAAGAAACTTCGCCGTCTCCGGCGAGTTTTGTTTGCTTCGATTTGAGCAAACCAGGAATCGTTTGTTGATGTattatacatgaatcgattgcaaatttaaCCAGGAACACGATGCAGTCAACAAAATCATCTAATAACCCATGgggaagaaacccccaaatttcaattaagaacattcatacgggttataaaccttaattttgaaattcgaaattaaacctaattttgaacatgttattgaactccaaatcagtcatataatatatcaaaatcatcaagaagaaaagctctacaacatgcaatcatcaaatcatacaaacaatctctcgaacaaaaattcatattttaaatcaaattaattcgaaaataaataaaaatatagaaaaatactcATTATATTTTAACATCTCTATAGTTGGATCgtcaaaatttgtattttataacTTACATGTCAAGAAATATCATCTGACTCAACTATTGTGCCAAATATTCACAAGATTATGTATAATAGTTACATTTTTTAATTAAGTTACTCTTGTgaacatttaaattttgaaattaaaatttcacatattaaatgaaatataaaaagtctaaaatagtttttaaatattaatattttaatattaatattaatataaaatatgatGAGTAGGATCCACATCCCAAACTagtatttaatattaatatttttaaatattcatattttatatcATTATATTGAATTATTATATGATGAGTATGATTTATTATTAAATTagtattttatattaaaatcttaagatattcatatttaatattattaaaaatatttaatatttaaaaactactgaaaaaataaaacaaaaagaaTAATTTAAAGTGTTAAACagttattaatattaataaacaaaatgagctatattataatattttaaaatattacttttacttatattttaatgttaacatattttaaaaaattaattcttgttgaatattaatattatttttatacttttaataaataatattaatatttcttattaaaaaatattaatattatttttgaataaagtAATTAAGCTATATATTAATATTGAATACTAATAATTATtacatattattaaaaaaattaagtgAAATATTAATATTAGCTATTTATAATAGTAAgttatatttaattataaaaagaGTGGCATTTAAAGCTAAAAGGGGCATTAAAAACTAAAGAGAGGGGCAGTTCGGACATTAAAATCTGTGGGTCGACCCaacaatgaaacattgcggagGCCGCAATGTTCCCTTTTGCATGGGCCCCCGGCCGCAATGTTTTATTGCGGTGGTCCAGGCCCGGATTGGAACATTGTCTCCTTCCGCATTGCGGTGGTTAAGGCCCGCATTGGAACATTGTCTCCAGCCGCATTGCGGGAGGTTGGCTGCCACTCTTGCCCAACCCACGTTGGCTCCTGATAGgaactcatatatatatatatatatatactatatataatAAACGGTATGAGATATAATTTGGTATGTTTTTTTTTGTTGATTTGGTTATCCTCATTTATGACCGTCGGATCTTTTTAATCTAGTGAACACAAGTGTTAgattcaaatattaaaaaaatatacacTACTCAAACTTCCATGTTCGAACTCtgccaataacaaatatttatattattatttatacaataCTAAAACTCTTATGTTCGAAACCCactaacaacaaatatttatattatcaTTTATACACTATCCAAGATTCAGGTTCGAATCACgtcaataacaaatatttatattactatttataaatatactaataaggtaatgatctaaaaagaaatttattataattttaaatataatgtaaaaatattaatgaagatCCTTATAAAAACAGATAAAAAAGAGTGGAACACAGAAATTTGCTTTCCTTCGCTGGAGATTGGGTATTCAGTAAAGCTGGAAATTGAGATGAAAACTACATTAATATTTAGGTTCGTGTATATTTTAGTTCCCACTTCCCAGCATTACTAGTAATATCCAAAGCTACAAAAAACAGATTTCATACGATCATAGCTCCAGTACAGTGGAAAGTACAAACCAGCAAAACTATCCCGAATAATGAAATAACCACACAAATTAATTTAGTTGTACCATATATTTCTAGGGTTTGAACTAGAGATCATACAATAATTAAACTGTCATCTGATTCCAAACTAAAAACTCCACTTAAAACCTGGTTAGCTTGTCAAACTTTTAAGTTGTAAACCGTTTCAGCCATTGAAGCTCCACCATCTGCCACTAAAACTCTAATTCCGAAATTGATAGTAAGAAACTTATCATAAAGCATTGCTTGTAGAAGAAGAGCTGAACCCAGAAAGATCAGTCCATGCAGCAGTACCGCTAGGGTTCCATTGCTGATGATGATCACTAATTCCTACTTGGCCTGATCCCAAGAACTGCCTTGCCAAACTTGTCTGATGATCATCATTTCGATTGTTGTCATTGTTATTGTTAGTATTAGCATTACTACCTTCCCTTTTCACTAATGCCATCTGAGAAAGCAATGAGTTGTTTAAGAACTTATCAGCCATTGCAGCATAACCGCCATTCGATGATGCCACCTCAACACCTTGGTAAAGTAATCCTCCTTGGTTTGTCACCGTCGGATCAAACCCTCCCAAGAAATTAGGGAAATGATGATGTCCTTGTGGCATCCTCCACTGCTCAACACCTCCTCCACCTGACAAAACGGAAGCAAGACCACCACCACTACCAAATAGGTAGTTGCTAGTGCTTCCTATAGGAAAGTTCATCTCGGTTGTGGCCCCCATCGGAGTCGAATTATAATTCATGCCTATTTCTCCCCCAGTACCACCATAGTGATCATTGAGATGAGTCATGGGAGCCATGAAGCGAAGTTGTGGGAATTGTGAAGTCAAGCTTCCTAAAATACTAGTAGCTCCAGAAGTGTTAGAGGGAAGAGCTGAGCTTGTAGAGCCAGAAGCTGTTTCACTGTGAGCAGGAGATCTCGGAGTGTTGCCACTACTTGCTTTGCTACTTCTTTTGTTCCTCCTGCATCCACCTCCCACCGGCACGTTTCTCAAGGCTCCCCCTCTAGTCCAGTACCTTCTACAAGTTTTGCAAAAGTGGCGAGGCTGCGTAAGGCTGTAGTTATTGAAGTAACAGAACTTGGTGTTGGTAGATTCACATCGTGGACACTTCTGTGCAGTTTCTGGCATAGGTATGTTTGCCATGCGTGCTCGATCTGTCATCGAACCAGGCCTGATTGATCCCGCACCGCTGCCTCCATGTGGCTGTGGAAGAGGTGGCGGTGCaggtatgattggtagttgtTGCGGTGGTAGGGAAGCGTTGCTATGATAGTTTGGTTGCTGCAACAAAGAATTGATCTAACTAATCAACAAAAAATTAAAGCAAAAAATGAATTGTCTGGTATATTCAAATCAAGTAACAATTATAGATAGTGATGAAACCAAAAATTTAAAAGCTACCAATGAACTTATAAAAGCGGAACTAAGAATATTATTGCTTTCTTCAACAAAAACAATTTTGcttttgaaaaacaaaattataaaGAAGGTACCATGAGCCCTTAACTTCAGAGTTATAATAAGATCTGAAACATTAATGCTGGTATAATCGCACAAAATAAAAAGACAAACATCTGTCTTAGTGATGAAGAAA
It contains:
- the LOC141720599 gene encoding dof zinc finger protein DOF3.6-like, translating into MGFSTISAYLDPANWQQQPNYHSNASLPPQQLPIIPAPPPLPQPHGGSGAGSIRPGSMTDRARMANIPMPETAQKCPRCESTNTKFCYFNNYSLTQPRHFCKTCRRYWTRGGALRNVPVGGGCRRNKRSSKASSGNTPRSPAHSETASGSTSSALPSNTSGATSILGSLTSQFPQLRFMAPMTHLNDHYGGTGGEIGMNYNSTPMGATTEMNFPIGSTSNYLFGSGGGLASVLSGGGGVEQWRMPQGHHHFPNFLGGFDPTVTNQGGLLYQGVEVASSNGGYAAMADKFLNNSLLSQMALVKREGSNANTNNNNDNNRNDDHQTSLARQFLGSGQVGISDHHQQWNPSGTAAWTDLSGFSSSSTSNAL